In a single window of the Daphnia carinata strain CSIRO-1 chromosome 4, CSIRO_AGI_Dcar_HiC_V3, whole genome shotgun sequence genome:
- the LOC130687404 gene encoding uncharacterized protein LOC130687404 — MAAFILSPERWRELSTASSPVAAVSDGQQQTPQAVGAGIRRRISRVFYEAHHTPVSSPVALNLHHHLPAGGVELADAMDVAEDEDLAAAAGVIAAHVERFLPQRRSPGQRSQDSGFSGYSGDSASEGSAASSNNSPVPAASGSSNVSPAISAGKRSPLSDPDAIERALLAEPAGPRVLETDLDAATPARLHVSRIYIQGTSATDSTTTVANLNLRDVLCEKNIQPVNLSGTPESSSTSPDKCVGDKSPISVVLANNQTTTCVHGRNNNNNHEADRSSDSQTALLLEHKSIVPPSSMRPNLSWKKLSESFRRVISSGRMMTATTTTSSHSCLPSVADGDESFTDEEKSRMLLLGKRSNLRRMKMDNEQHQQQLNGDKEEEDEAEEGRNCANRVTVMTESPQPTSRYLGGPRSSTPRKTLPAEGRNHRRTAGASIAACTANANANQINNNNKQRQCSRFNEDRPRVHWADIDPVVNSNDVLADGRRKQPQRPVNSHLAAVVTSWPDNSTWDSDTPSLEIGQQVVASHPPTVTPQLAHQPAATLLAGGPLPVEQRKIRRGLRMGVGVDRSLNCTAHNARKPIPPQPVVAPAVNIHPHPVIIPAPAEFRSILPHQQQPSPTGLRWSPVEAWLKDLPMFYQPESTCALQNKAIQQQQQQLKGEEQQQRRSSSASWMTDDSASSADGSSALLSLHHQSDDEDRTYSMTVTARAQVRRLQRRAHLISTEFAQLCSFIELYEEAKLASLIPLFLAHVIQFIREAEMAVLSDSCGQMESKRTEGSEELIQSLRQTCTQLVQIVTFSARPLYMMTSEPSLMLDAGVESVPLPLPVNWSLARQITAKLGQVFVSIVDTFVGREIEVLTAALKSGKCVSAAKLAANSLMSLGADAARPALRPLIEAFQVVHLRPVRADLLRALAALCSSADIIQEFETCAGLTVVFDILCNPRSQADCEEKSEAAGLLAQITSPWLDPPMEDPQVGICGTNGDLQPNPNGAWPTLHLTPYISSFIAALTELSSQTETEETLLLSTAALANLTFSHSEAVQLMAKYRTAQVLVQASGLRKDLSVFIQDQIATILANMAAVYSARAELVSHGALVTLVSFLQLRPSPMQRPAEVTASERVLKKSAIALSRVCGEENAARQIVELEGIERLAQLVRDPRERNYSDGVLVACLAALHKIATACGTDELDRRGASDLIENRLLDVFLEYSSRPESYV; from the exons aTGGCAGCTTTCATATTGTCACCCGAACGGTGGAGGGAATTGTCGACCGCTTCATCGCCCGTCGCGGCCGTCTCTGACGGCCAACAGCAAACGCCTCAAGCCGTTGGAGCGGGCATTCGTCGACGTATCAGTCGGGTCTTTTACGAGGCTCATCACACTCCAG TATCCTCGCCAGTGGCTTTAAATTTGCATCATCACTTGCCGGCCGGAGGTGTCGAATTGGCTGACGCGATGGACGTGGCCGAAGACGAAGATCTGGCCGCAGCTGCTGGTGTCATCGCGGCTCACGTCGAACGTTTCCTGCCACAGAGGAGATCGCCCGGACAGAGAAGCCAAGATTCGGGTTTCTCCGGTTATTCGGGCGATTCGGCCAGCGAGGGATCGGCGGCCTCTAGCAATAACTCGCCCGTTCCGGCGGCGTCCGGTAGCAGCAACGTCTCGCCGGCCATCAGCGCCGGCAAACGTTCGCCTCTATCCGATCCGGATGCGATCGAACGAGCTTTACTAGCCGAGCCCGCCGGTCCCAGAGTCCTTGAAACGGACCTCGACGCCGCCACGCCGGCCAGGTTACACGTCAGCCGGATTTACATCCAAGGAACGAGCGCGACGGACTCTACGACGACCGTTGCTAATTTGAATTTGCGTGACGTCCTCTGCGAAAAGAATATTCAGCCGGTCAACCTGTCCGGCACTCCGGAATCATCGTCGACGTCGCCTGACAAATGCGTCGGAGATAAGAGTCCGATCAGCGTCGTGCTGGCCAACAATCAGACGACAACTTGCGTGCACggccgcaacaacaacaacaatcacgAAGCGGACCGTTCGAGCGACAGCCAAACGGCACTTTTGCTGGAACACAAGAGCATCGTGCCGCCGTCTTCGATGCGGCCGAACTTGAGCTGGAAGAAACTCAGCGAATCCTTCCGTCGCGTCATCAGCTCCGGACGGATGATGACGGCAACGACCACAACTTCATCCCACAGTTGTCTGCCTTCCGTCGCTGACGGTGATGAATCGTTCACCGACGAAGAGAAGTCCCGCATGCTGTTGCTGGGCAAGCGCAGCAACTTGCGCCGGATGAAGATGGACAATGAACAGCATCAACAGCAGCTGAACGGCGACaaggaggaagaagacgagGCGGAGGAAGGCCGGAACTGCGCGAACCGCGTGACGGTGATGACCGAAAGCCCGCAACCGACCAGCCGCTACTTGGGCGGACCGAGGAGTTCCACGCCGCGCAAAACGCTTCCGGCCGAGGGACGCAACCACCGGCGGACGGCGGGTGCCTCGATCGCCGCATGCACGGCCAACGCCAACGCCAAccaaatcaacaacaacaacaaacagcgCCAGTGCTCCCGTTTCAACGAAGACCGGCCGCGAGTTCACTGGGCCGACATCGACCCAGTTGTCAATAGCAACGATGTACTGGCTGACGGACGCCGGAAGCAACCGCAGCGACCGGTGAACAGCCATCTGGCTGCCGTCGTGACCTCATGGCCGGATAATAGCACATGGGATTCGGACACACCGTCGCTGGAAATCGGCCAGCAGGTCGTCGCCAGCCATCCGCCCACCGTGACACCTCAGCTCGCGCATCAGCCGGCTGCTACGCTGCTGGCCGGCGGCCCGCTTCCCGTTGAGCAGAGGAAGATCAGACGCGGACTGCGAATGGGCGTCGGCGTCGATCGCTCGCTCAATTGCACGGCTCACAACGCTCGCAAGCCGATCCCACCTCAGCCAGTCGTAGCTCCAGCGGTCAACATCCATCCGCATCCCGTCATCATTCCGGCGCCGGCCGAGTTCCGTTCCATCCTTCCTCATCAGCAGCAGCCATCCCCAACGGGTCTCAG GTGGAGCCCCGTCGAGGCCTGGCTCAAAGACTTGCCCATGTTTTATCAGCCGGAGTCCACTTGCGCCCTTCAGAACAAGGccatccagcagcagcagcagcagctgaaAGGagaggaacaacaacagcgacgCAGTTCATCAGCCAGCTGGATGACGGACGATAGCGCTAGCAGCGCTGATGGCAGCAGCGCACTTTTGTCTCTTCATCACCAATCGGACGACGAGGATCGTACGTACAGTATGACGGTCACGGCCCGCGCCCAGGTGAGGCGCCTCCAGCGTCGCGCCCATCTCATCTCCACCGAATTCGCTCAACTTTGCTC ATTTATCGAACTCTACGAGGAAGCCAAATTGGCGTCTTTGATCCCGCTCTTCCTGGCTCACGTTATCCAGTTCATCCGCGAAGCCGAAATGGCCGTTCTGAGCGATTCGTGCGGCCAAATGGAAAGCAAGCGGACGGAGGGCAGCGAAGAGTTGATCCAGTCGCTCCGGCAGACGTGCACTCAGCTCGTGCAAATCGTCACTTTCAGCGCCCGCCCGCTTTACATGATGACGTCAGAGCCGTCTCTGATGTTGGATGCTGGCGTCGAATCAGTCCCACTGCCCTTGCCCGTCAACTGGAGCCTCGCCCGCCAGATCACGGCCAAACTTGGTCAAGTCTTCGTTTCCATCGTCGACACCTTTGTCGGAAGAGAAATCGAG GTGTTGACGGCCGCATTGAAGAGCGGTAAGTGCGTTTCGGCTGCCAAACTGGCCGCCAATTCGCTCATGTCGTTGGGAGCAGACGCCGCACGACCGGCTCTTCGGCCGCTGATCGAAGCCTTCCAGGTGGTCCATTTGCGGCCTGTGCGGGCTGACCTCCTCCGTGCCCTCGCTGCCCTTTGCTCTTCGGCGGATATCATTCAGGAATTCGAAACG TGCGCTGGTTTGACAGTGGTCTTCGACATTCTTTGCAATCCACGCAGTCAGGCAGACTGCGAGGAGAAATCAGAAGCGGCTGGTTTGCTGGCCCAAATCACATCTCCCTGGCTGGACCCTCCAATGGAGGATCCTCAAGTCGGAATTTGCGGCACCAACGGAGATTTGCAACCCAATCCCAACGGTGCATGGCCAACTCTTCATCTGACGCCTTACATCTCGTCGTTTATAGCGGCCTTGACTG AACTGAGCAGCCAGACGGAAACGGAAGAGACGCTCTTGTTGTCCACGGCCGCTTTGGCCAACTTGACCTTCAGTCATTCGGAAGCCGTCCAGCTGATGGCAAAGTACCGCACAGCTCAAGTCCTAGTCCAGGCTTCAGGTCTTCGCAAAGACCTGTCCGTATTCATCCAAGATCAG ATTGCCACGATCCTGGCCAACATGGCAGCCGTCTACTCCGCCCGAGCAGAGTTGGTATCCCACGGCGCCCTGGTCACTTTGGTCAGTTTCCTGCAATTGAGGCCGTCCCCGATGCAGCGTCCGGCTGAAGTCACGGCCTCTGAAAGAGTGCTGAAAAAGTCGGCCATCGCTCTATCACG GGTTTGCGGTGAAGAAAATGCTGCCCGTCAGATTGTCGAATTGGAGGGCATTGAACGACTGGCCCAGCTGGTCAGAGATCCTCGCGAGAGGAACTATTCCGACGGAGTGTTGGTCGCCTGCTTG GCTGCTTTGCATAAAATAGCCACCGCATGCGGAACGGACGAACTTGATCGTCGCGGCGCCTCCGATCTGATTGAAAATCGACTCCTCGACGTGTTTCTCGAATACTCCTCGCGACCGGAAAGTTACGTCTGA
- the LOC130687399 gene encoding protein CLP1 homolog, with amino-acid sequence MSEEQRQKESEVVQEFKLEQDNELRFEVESKEKATLELKSGLAEVFGTEIVKGKVYTFSGGSKIAVFTWQGCLLELRGKTEAAYVARETPMIIYLNTHAGLEQIRKKADLDETKRGPIAMVVGPTDVGKSTVCKLLLNYAVRMGRRPIYVDLDVGQGQLSIPGTIGAMAIERPADVEEGFSQVCPLIYHYGYKEPGSNVMLYNLLVTKLAQTVAERMEANRQNAVSGVIINTCGWVKGQGYQMLIHAAKAFEVDLIIVLDQERLYNELVRDLPESVKVVFQPKSGGVVERSRQARIEARDQRIREYFYGSAAQFYPHSFEVRFSDVKIFKIGAPALPDSLMPLGMKAEDQLTKLVTVQPSLQLLHHLISISMAESGDEDIIQTNVTGFICVNNVDLERQMLTVLSPQPRPLPRTRLLISDIQYMDSH; translated from the exons ATGTCGGAAGAGCAACGACAAAAAGAATCCGAAGTGGTACAAGAATTCAAGCTAGAACAAGATAATGAACTTCGTTTCGAAGTGGAAAGCAAGGAGAAAGCCACACTGGAA cTGAAATCTGGATTGGCGGAAGTATTTGGAACAGAAATTGTTAAGGGAAAAGTGTACACTTTCAGTGGTGGCTCAAAAATTGCTGTATTCACTTGGCAAGGTTGTCTTTTAGAATTAAGAGGAAAAACAGAAGCAGCATATGTTGCCAGAGAAACTCCTATGATCATTTATCTTAATACTCATGCTGGCCTGGAACAG ATTCGCAAAAAGGCTGATTTAGATGAAACCAAAAGAGGACCGATTGCAATGGTTGTTGGTCCAACAGATGTTGGAAAATCAACTGTTTGTAAATTGCTGCTAAACTATGCTGTAAGAATGGGTAGAAG GCCAATATATGTTGATTTAGATGTTGGCCAGGGCCAACTTTCAATTCCTGGTACTATTGGTGCTATGGCAATTGAGCGTCCTGCAGATGTTGAAGAAGGATTTTCTCAGGTCTGCCCACTGATCTACCACTATGGCTACAAAGAACCTGGAAGTAATGTTATGCTGTACAATCTACTTGTCACAAAGTTAGCCCAAACAGTTGCAGAAAGAATGGAAGCGAATAGACAGA atgCTGTGAGTGGAGTAATTATCAATACCTGTGGTTGGGTAAAAGGACAAGGGTACCAAATGCTGATCCATGCCGCCAAAGCATTTGAAGTTGATTTAATAATTGTACTTGACCAAGAAAGGCTTTACAATGAGCTGGTGCGTGATTTGCCGGAGAGTGTGAAGGTTGTATTCCAACCTAAGAGTGGTGGG GTCGTTGAAAGAAGTCGGCAAGCTAGAATAGAGGCCCGAGATCAGAGAATTCGTGAATATTTCTATGGTTCAGCAGCCCAGTTTTACCCACATTCGTTTGAAGTCAGATTTTCCgatgtaaaaatatttaaaattggGGCTCCAGCCTTGCCAGATTCCTTAATGCCTCTAGGAATGAAAGCAGAAGATCAACTTACAAAACTGGTCACGGTGCAACCAA GTTTACAATTGCTGCACCATTTGATCTCAATTAGTATGGCTGAATCTGGCGATGAAGATATCATACAGACCAATGTGACTGGATTCATTTGTGT GAACAACGTCGACCTGGAACGGCAGATGCTCACAGTTTTGTCACCTCAGCCCCGACCATTACCTCGAACCCGACTGCTCATATCTGACATCCAATATATGGACTCCCACTAA